A stretch of the Nakaseomyces glabratus chromosome L, complete sequence genome encodes the following:
- the LSP1 gene encoding lipid-binding protein LSP1 (CAGL0L08932g~Long chain base-responsive inhibitor of protein kinases; protein abundance decreased in ace2 mutant cells), whose translation MHRTYSLRSSRAPTAAQMQSPPPPPSSTKSRFFGKGGIASTFRKSTAGNFGPELSRKLSQLVKTEKNVLRALEVVSNERRAAARQLSLWGSENDDDVSDVTDKLGVLIFELGELQDQFIDKYDQYRVTMKSIRNIEASVQPSRDRKEKITDEIAHLKYKDPSSTKIPVLEQELVRAEAESLVAEAQLSNITREKLKAAFNYQFDSIRELAEKFALIAGYGKALLELLDDSPVTPGETRPAYDGYDASRQIIMDAEGALEAWTLDVAAVKPTLSFHQTVDDVYEEEDGEEVQEGEEGQQWEEEQQEEHHEGEN comes from the coding sequence atgcatAGAACATACTCTTTGAGAAGCTCTAGAGCGCCAACTGCTGCTCAGATGCAGTCCCCTCCACCTCCACCATCATCTACCAAGTCTAGATTCTTCGGTAAGGGTGGTATTGCCTCTACTTTCAGAAAGAGCACTGCTGGTAACTTCGGTCCAGAATTGTCCAGAAAGCTATCCCAATTAGTTAAGACTGAGAAGAACGTTTTGAGAGCTTTGGAAGTTGTTTCCAATGAAAGACGTGCTGCTGCTAGACAGCTATCCTTGTGGGGTTCTGAGAACGACGATGACGTTTCCGATGTTACCGACAAGTTGGGTGTCCTTATCTTCGAATTGGGTGAATTGCAAGACCAATTCATCGACAAATACGACCAATACCGTGTGACTATGAAATCCATCAGAAATATTGAAGCCTCCGTCCAACCATCCAGAGAcagaaaggaaaagatCACTGACGAGATTGCACACTTGAAGTACAAGGACCCAAGCTCCACTAAGATTCCTGTTTTGGAGCAAGAATTGGTTCGTGCCGAGGCCGAATCTTTGGTTGCTGAAGCTCAATTGTCCAACATCACAAGAGAAAAGTTGAAGGCTGCTTTCAACTACCAATTCGATTCTATCAGAGAATTGGCCGAAAAGTTTGCTTTGATTGCCGGTTACGGTAAGGCTCTACTGGAATTGCTAGACGACTCTCCAGTCACCCCAGGTGAGACCAGACCAGCTTACGATGGTTACGATGCCTCCAGACAAATCATCATGGATGCTGAGGGTGCTCTAGAAGCTTGGACTTTGGATGTTGCTGCTGTCAAGCCAACTCTATCCTTCCATCAAACCGTTGATGATGTCtacgaagaagaagatggcgAAGAAGTTCAGGAAGGTGAAGAAGGCCAACAATGggaagaagaacaacaggAAGAACACCATGAAGGTGAAAACTAA
- the DEG1 gene encoding pseudouridine synthase DEG1 (CAGL0L08998g~Ortholog(s) have cytosol, nucleus localization) — MWSFIKKFIDHPPPSTTKVQKDIVEKFSRNSSYESWNKEDLIQRILELEKVSKVKKREHPDEVIDLKKDKKAKKQKTFDFSKYNTRFIALRFAYLGWNYNGLAIQKDPTPLPTIEGTIIEALNKCKLVPSITPQEFEFSRCGRTDKGVSAMNQVISLRVRSNLTDEEQKDPRNDHKEIQYVAILNQLLPDDIRISAVCLRPPNSFDARFSCEYRHYKYLFHKDGLDLDRMQKAAKLYEGEHDFRNFCKLDGSKQITNYNRTMISANIKHVYNDFYCFDLIGSAFLWHQVRCMTAILFLVGQGLEEPTLIEKMLDVTSMPQKPMYEMASDIPLLLYDCKFPAMEWQEANLNDYKSVKYGKAVSALALDYHLKATVVEIFKNTLPTSDIEFSGKTRINLGDGKGKVVTDYEKMLDRQVMATVEEVNSKYLERKKRNPKKK; from the coding sequence ATGTGGAGTTTCATAAAAAAGTTTATAGATCATCCACCTCCTTCAACTACAAAAGTTCAAAAGGATATTGTCGAGAAATTTTCCCGTAATAGTTCTTATGAGAGCTGGAATAAAGAAGATTTGATACAAAGAATATTGGAGTTAGAGAAGGTTTCGAAAGTCAAAAAAAGAGAGCACCCAGACGAAGTTATAGACCTcaagaaagacaagaaGGCTAAAAAGCAGAAGACTTTcgatttttcaaaatacaATACTCGTTTTATTGCTCTGCGATTTGCCTATCTGGGCTGGAATTACAATGGTTTAGCTATACAGAAGGATCCAACTCCATTGCCTACAATTGAAGGCACCATTATAGAAGCACTAAACAAATGCAAGCTAGTTCCTAGTATCACTCCGCAAGAGTTTGAATTCAGTAGATGTGGTAGAACTGATAAAGGTGTCAGTGCTATGAACCAGGTCATCTCTTTAAGAGTTAGATCAAATCTCACTGATGAAGAGCAAAAAGATCCCAGAAACGATCACAAAGAGATACAATATGTCGCAATACTCAATCAACTACTACCAGACGATATCAGAATATCAGCAGTATGTTTGAGACCTCCTAACAGCTTTGACGCTAGATTTAGTTGCGAGTATAGACATTATAAGTATCTTTTCCATAAGGATGGCCTTGATCTTGATAGAATGCAGAAAGCTGCAAAACTCTACGAAGGTGAGCACGACTTCCGCAATTTCTGCAAGCTTGATGGGTCTAAACAAATCACAAACTACAATAGAACCATGATAAGTGCTAATATTAAACATGTATATAATGACTTTTACtgttttgatttgataGGCAGTGCATTCTTATGGCATCAAGTTAGATGTATGACTgctattttatttcttgttgGCCAAGGCCTTGAGGAGCCAACCCTGATTGAGAAAATGTTAGATGTGACCTCTATGCCGCAGAAGCCTATGTATGAAATGGCTAGTGACATACCATTGCTATTATATGATTGTAAATTTCCTGCTATGGAATGGCAAGAAGCTAATTTGAATGATTACAAATCTGTAAAATATGGCAAAGCCGTATCAGCTCTTGCATTAGATTATCATCTTAAAGCTACTGTCGTTGagatcttcaaaaatacacTACCTACCTCAGATATCGAATTCTCTGGAAAGACTAGAATTAATCTTGGGGATGGGAAAGGTAAGGTAGTCACTGACTATGAAAAGATGCTTGATAGACAGGTCATGGCTACTGTTGAAGAGGTAAACAGTAAGTATttagaaagaaagaaaagaaaccctaagaaaaaatga
- the ULA1 gene encoding Ula1p (CAGL0L08954g~Ortholog(s) have NEDD8 activating enzyme activity and role in protein neddylation) has translation MSQIFDRYDRQLRLWGHDGQHLLENSHITIVIDNDANKTVDLLEETLKNVILVGVKNITLNNLCDCKLDNVIRNVLPLNDGVHIDQTTDPLSLMNASPQTDLFLLLNLDNKAEALFTNNPFKIKSIATHVNGMLGHIRMYYPSPHFISNTHSDRNIPDLRLKDPWPEYKSFLNSFDDDLKNDVAAATVPYPVILYKVIDGVTNPSTKAIKQRLEEVYLTRYKKDAFYDLNYEQAKKYAYLINANDNIYDTKFVPVFEFVKELITSPRECSKYLSKYDKKLLNLILTTEQFISKYGRIPFRGILPDLESSSENYARLKKIFIEKFSSDCKDFSTLYDMQFCDEKLNSNEIQEFLKNLDDIAVVEPNMPQTITTTNTKYSEESNSYLKLVNGETNIDNIDNSLRTSLQLESYSVTTMLGSIASQEIFKLITHQFVPIKNIFIYNATNQTTELIEIP, from the coding sequence atgtCGCAGATATTTGATAGATATGACAGACAATTACGATTGTGGGGACATGATGGACAACACCTTTTAGAGAATTCACACATAACAATTGTAATTGACAATGATGCCAATAAGACAGTAGATTTGCTGGAAGAAACTCTAAAAAATGTGATACTTGTTGGTGTAAAGAACATAACACTCAATAATTTATGTGACTGCAAGTTAGATAATGTGATACGCAATGTGCTACCATTAAACGATGGTGTCCATATAGATCAAACCACAGATCCATTATCGCTCATGAATGCCTCCCCTCAGACtgatttatttcttcttcttaacCTAGATAACAAAGCAGAGGCATTGTTTACAAACAACCCTTTCAAGATAAAATCAATTGCTACACATGTGAACGGGATGTTAGGACATATACGAATGTATTACCCAAGTCCACATTTTATCTCAAATACACATAGTGATAGAAATATCCCTGATCTACGACTAAAGGATCCTTGGCCCGAATACAAAAGTTTTTTAAACTCCTTCGATgatgatttgaaaaatgatGTTGCAGCTGCAACGGTTCCATATCCTGTTATACTCTACAAGGTTATAGATGGAGTAACTAATCCTTCAACAAAGGCAATAAAACAGAGGCTAGAAGAAGTTTATCTCACTAGATATAAGAAAGATGCATTTTATGACCTAAATTACGAgcaagcaaaaaaatatgccTACCTAATAAATGCCAACGACAATATTTATGACACCAAGTTCGTTCCTGTATTTGAGTTTGTTAAAGAATTAATTACTAGTCCCAGAGAGTGTAGTAAATATCTATCCAAGTATGACAAAAAATTACTAAATCTGATACTAACTACAGAACAATTTATCTCTAAATATGGGCGCATTCCATTTAGGGGGATTTTGCCAGACTTAGAGTCCAGCTCTGAAAATTATGCTCGCTTGAAAAAGATATTTATCGAAAAGTTTAGCAGTGACTGTAAAGATTTCTCTACATTATATGACATGCAATTCTGTGATGAGAAACTAAATAGTAACGAAATTCAAGAATTCCTGAAAAATCTTGATGATATTGCTGTGGTTGAACCAAACATGCCTcaaacaataacaactaCAAATACTAAGTATTCTGAAGAATCAAATTCTTACTTGAAGCTAGTTAATGGCGAGACAAATATCGACAACATCGACAACTCACTCAGAACATCTTTGCAATTGGAATCCTACTCAGTTACAACCATGTTAGGGAGTATAGCTTCCCAAGAGATTTTCAAATTAATCACGCACCAATTTGTAccaatcaaaaatatttttatttacaatGCAACAAATCAAACTACGGAATTGATAGAAATTCCATAA
- the HAT1 gene encoding histone acetyltransferase catalytic subunit HAT1 (CAGL0L09042g~Ortholog(s) have chromatin binding, histone acetyltransferase activity, histone acetyltransferase activity (H4-K12 specific) and histone acetyltransferase activity (H4-K5 specific), more) → MSIDDFKPEKWTISSNEALKLSLVSEDNAIQFSPTFTYPIFGTEEQIFGYKDLVIHLAFDAITFKPFLNVKFSSKFEGSEEELVNIKEKLLEYLPIDDTIYKDEEKWIDSFKKEQESIEAYKNDQNIDEYKIDNADFEIYKVNLQDPKMKRFHRRIQIFSLLFIEAASYIDEDDPKWEIFIVQTKKDKKFVGYATAYNYWYYPGANNFDSESKYRYRGKISQFLILPPYQGRGHGSHLYNSIVKNWRNDSSILEIVVEDPNESFDDLRDVNDLEMLYKDGFFNKLPQERPIPNAWIESTRLKYKIEKRQFSRLLEMILLSTGSNNFEYQVKQRLLIKNKDGLEGMEVSDIKDALNKSFESLREDYDRILGKCQFSNDADGPSKKKIKT, encoded by the coding sequence ATGTCAATTGATGATTTCAAGCCTGAAAAGTGGACGATATCTTCAAATGAAGCTTTGAAGTTGTCGCTAGTTTCTGAGGATAACGCGATACAGTTCTCGCCAACCTTTACCTATCCTATATTTGGCACGGAAGAACAAATATTTGGCTATAAGGACTTAGTTATTCATCTAGCATTCGATGCTATCACATTCAAACCATTTTTGAATGTGAAGTTTTCATCTAAGTTCGAGGGAAGTGAAGAAGAGTTAGTTAACATAAAAGAGAAGCTATTGGAATATTTACCGATTGACGATACCATTTATAAGGATGAAGAGAAATGGATTGACTCTTTTAAGAAGGAACAGGAATCTATAGAGGCCTACAAAAATgaccaaaatattgatgagtATAAAATCGACAACGCTGACTTTGAGATTTACAAAGTAAACTTACAAGACCccaaaatgaaaagatttCACAGGagaattcaaatattttcctTACTTTTCATTGAAGCAGCTTCatatattgatgaagatgatccAAAATGGGAAATATTTATAGTACAGACcaagaaagacaaaaagTTTGTTGGTTATGCCACCGCATACAATTACTGGTACTACCCTGGTGctaataattttgatagCGAGAGTAAATACCGCTACAGAGGCAAAATTTCACAATTTCTAATTTTACCACCATATCAAGGTAGGGGTCATGGTTCACATCTGTATAACAGCATTGTAAAAAATTGGCGAAACGATTCCTCAATTTTGGAAATCGTTGTCGAAGACCCAAATGAAAGTTTCGATGACTTAAGAGATGTTAATGACCTTGAAATGTTATATAAAGATGGattcttcaacaaactACCACAAGAGAGGCCAATCCCTAATGCATGGATAGAATCTACGAgattaaaatataaaatagaaaagCGACAATTCAGTAGGCTACTTGAAATGATATTGCTATCAACTGgttcaaataattttgaGTACCAAGTCAAACAGAGACTGctgataaaaaataaagatggATTGGAAGGTATGGAAGTTTCTGATATCAAGGATGCCTTAAATAAATCCTTTGAGTCACTGCGTGAGGATTATGATCGCATTCTTGGTAAATGTCAATTTTCCAACGACGCGGATGGACcatcaaaaaagaaaataaagacTTGA
- the SPB4 gene encoding ATP-dependent RNA helicase SPB4 (CAGL0L08976g~Ortholog(s) have nucleolus localization), giving the protein MGKSLEWADLDYELQPWIKKAINVSGFDSMTPVQASTIPMFAKNKDVVVESVTGSGKTIAFVIPILEKIISEGINNSKFKKGHFYSLILAPTRELSMQIQNVVSSFLEHYPEDQYPIRSQLVVGTNEKSVRDDVNTLLDERPQILIGTPGRVLDFLQSPSVKTSSCGMVVLDEADRLLDVSFFKDVEKILNVLPKQRRTGLFSATISSAGTLIFKTGLRNPVKITVNSQGKNAPTTLNLFYSVMKPEEKLQNLIHIMNNIRFKKCIVYFSTCVSVTFFYQYLKYLQQTDKTLREDLQVISIHGKLTTQSRRKALSTFTESLSDCILLTTDVAARGIDIPDVDLVLQIDPPTDADIFLHRCGRTGRANKIGRAIVFLNEGREEDYIPFMEVKNVDIEETDINKNKISNDNNDEFYQRFTKWLLSDRANYDLSVKSYVAFIRYYSKHSATSIFRLQSLDYVSLGKMYGLFRLPRMPEITKYLQDKEKSGETVVGYYGEGWLMNPPPIDMDKYAYQDKKREKARIEELKNLAQINDKKKLKAELKKKNMAWSSKTMTKEERQERRKKLDLKRKAIELEIAAEAERDESDTEITQDWKDEILQKKKKKKVGSEMQGSFDDL; this is encoded by the coding sequence ATGGGGAAGTCATTAGAATGGGCAGATCTCGACTATGAACTTCAACCATGGATTAAAAAAGCAATAAATGTCTCTGGTTTTGATAGTATGACACCTGTACAGGCTTCTACTATTCCAATGTTTGCCAAGAATAAGgatgttgttgttgagtCTGTTACTGGTTCTGGTAAAACTATCGCATTTGTTATACCTATTTTAGAGAAAATCATATCAGAAGGGATTAACAACAGCAAGTTCAAGAAAGGTCACTTCTACAGTTTAATTTTAGCTCCTACCAGAGAGCTTTCAATGCAAATACAGAATGTAGTTAGCTCTTTCCTAGAGCACTACCCTGAAGATCAGTACCCAATTAGAAGTCAATTAGTGGTTGGTACAAATGAGAAATCGGTAAGAGATGATGTTAACACTTTATTGGATGAAAGACCTCAGATATTAATAGGCACACCAGGTAGAGTGCTAGACTTTTTACAATCTCCTTCAGTTAAAACTAGCTCATGTGGAATGGTAGTCCTGGATGAAGCAGATAGGCTTCTTGATGTAAGTTTTTTCAAGgatgttgaaaaaatattgaatgtTTTACCAAAACAGAGGAGAACAGGCCTTTTTTCCGCTACTATCAGTAGTGCGGGTACCCTAATATTCAAAACAGGTTTAAGAAACCCTGTAAAGATTACGGTGAACTCACAAGGCAAGAATGCTCCAACAACTTTGAATCTGTTTTACTCTGTAATGAAGCCAGAGGagaaattacaaaatcTGATACACATTATGAATAATATCAGATTCAAAAAGTGTATAGTATATTTTTCCACATGTGTTTCAGTAACAttcttttatcaatatCTAAAGTATTTGCAACAGACAGACAAAACATTAAGAGAAGATCTTCAGGTTATTTCTATTCACGGTAAGCTTACTACGCAATCGAGAAGAAAGGCTTTGTCGACATTCACTGAGAGTCTAAGTGATTGCATACTGTTGACAACTGATGTCGCAGCTAGAGGTATTGATATACCTGATGTCGACCTGGTTCTTCAGATTGATCCTCCTACTGACGCTGACATATTTTTGCATAGATGTGGTAGAACTGGTAGGGCAAATAAGATTGGTAGAgctattgtttttttgaatgaagGCCGTGAAGAGGATTATATTCCATTTATGGAGGTCAAAAATGTGgacattgaagaaacagacataaacaaaaacaagATAAGCAATGACAACAATGATGAATTCTATCAACGTTTCACAAAATGGCTGTTATCTGATAGAGCAAATTATGATTTAAGTGTAAAATCTTACGTTGCATTTATACGCTATTACTCAAAGCATTCAGCTACCTCGATATTCAGATTGCAAAGTTTAGATTATGTCAGTCTCGGAAAAATGTATGGTTTATTCAGACTGCCGAGGATGCCAGAAATTACCAAGTATTTACaggataaagaaaaatcagGTGAAACTGTTGTAGGGTATTATGGTGAGGGTTGGTTGATGAATCCTCCACCTATTGATATGGATAAATATGCATACCAAGATAAAAAGAGGGAAAAGGCTAGAATCGAGGAATTAAAGAATTTAGCACAAATAAACGAtaaaaagaagttgaaagcagaattgaaaaagaaaaatatggCCTGGTCAAGTAAGACCATGACAAAAGAGGAGAGGCAAGAGAGAAGGAAGAAGTTAGATCTCAAACGTAAAGCAATTGAACTTGAAATAGCGGCTGAGGCCGAAAGAGATGAGAGTGACACTGAAATAACTCAGGATTGGAAAGATGAGATTTtacagaaaaagaagaagaagaaagttgGCAGCGAGATGCAGGGAAGCTTCGATGATTTGTAA
- the CIT3 gene encoding citrate (Si)-synthase CIT3 (CAGL0L09086g~Ortholog(s) have 2-methylcitrate synthase activity, citrate (Si)-synthase activity, role in propionate catabolic process, 2-methylcitrate cycle, tricarboxylic acid cycle and mitochondrion localization): protein MKVLLTHTTRSLHTSRILSSSTASSLKQRLKEVIPDKREKFTKIKKNYSDVKVGDITIGSVIGGMRGNQSMFWQGTSLDPEEGIRFQGLSIPECMDQMAGISEIHGGSKSLLPESMLWLLMTGELPTKEQTNSLSKELAERGKILPQSVNTIVSNLPKDMHPMTQLAIGLASLNQYSQFAKEYEKGSIGKNDYWDFIYEDVLNLIASLPHLTGQIYANITNEGKPLGEFNENADWAYNISSLLGMTTEASSANKQNLSEKRAQDFADLVRLYTAIHVDHEGGNVSAHATHLVGSALGDPFISYASGIMGLAGPLHGLAAQEVVRFLVEMNASISSPENVPEIENYLWSILNSRRVVPGYGHAVLRKPDPRFNAMLNFAKERPDEFQSDKNVLLMENLSTIAPKVLQEHGKCKNPFPNVDSASGILFHHYGIQETLFFTVIFGCSRAIGSLTQLVWDRILGLPIERPRSLDMAALERLCNK, encoded by the coding sequence ATGAAAGTCTTGTTAACTCACACAACCAGAAGTCTACATACTTCTCGGATATTGAGTTCCTCAACTGCTTCAAGTTTGAAACAGCGGTTAAAGGAGGTAATTCCAGataaaagagaaaagttcactaaaataaagaagaactaTTCTGATGTTAAGGTAGGTGATATTACGATCGGTAGCGTTATTGGTGGTATGAGAGGAAATCAGTCTATGTTTTGGCAAGGCACCTCGTTGGACCCAGAAGAAGGAATTAGGTTTCAAGGACTTTCGATTCCTGAATGTATGGACCAAATGGCTGGTATCAGTGAAATACATGGCGGCTCTAAGAGCTTGTTACCGGAGTCAATGCTTTGGTTACTAATGACAGGAGAACTACCAACTAAGGAACAAACTAACTCACTATCGAAAGAACTAGCTGAACGTGGCAAAATTTTACCTCAATCCGTGAACACAATTGTAAGTAATTTACCTAAAGATATGCATCCGATGACTCAATTAGCTATTGGCTTAGCGTCATTGAATCAATATTCGCAGTTTGCCAAAGAATACGAAAAAGGTTCCATTGGTAAGAACGATTATTGGGATTTCATATATGAGGATGTTCTAAACTTAATTGCTAGTCTACCACATCTAACAGGCCAAATTTACGCAAACATCACAAATGAAGGTAAGCCACTTGGGGAGTTTAACGAAAATGCGGATTGGGCCTACAATATTAGTTCTTTGCTTGGAATGACCACGGAGGCTAGTTCTGCTAATAAACAAAACCTCTCCGAAAAGCGTGCGCAAGATTTTGCAGACCTTGTAAGACTGTATACAGCAATTCATGTTGATCATGAAGGTGGAAACGTATCTGCACATGCCACCCACCTAGTAGGAAGTGCCCTTGGAGATCCATTTATCAGTTATGCATCAGGTATTATGGGACTTGCAGGACCGTTGCATGGTCTAGCGGCCCAGGAAGTAGTTCGGTTCTTAGTGGAGATGAATGCCTCAATTTCTTCGCCAGAGAATGTAcctgaaattgaaaattatCTATGGTCTATTCTCAATTCCCGTAGAGTTGTTCCTGGTTATGGTCATGCAGTTTTAAGAAAGCCTGACCCCAGATTCAATGCTATGCTAAATTTCGCAAAAGAAAGACCCGACGAGTTCCAATCGGACAAGAATGTACTACTTATGGAAAACTTATCCACTATCGCTCCAAAGGTATTACAAGAGCATGGTAAATGTAAGAATCCATTCCCCAATGTGGACTCAGCGTCAGGTATACTATTCCATCACTACGGAATTCAAGAGACACTATTTTTCACAGTAATATTTGGCTGTTCTAGGGCAATTGGTTCTCTAACCCAATTGGTATGGGATAGAATACTTGGCCTACCTATCGAAAGACCTCGCAGTCTAGATATGGCTGCACTAGAACGCTTGTGTAATAAGTGA
- the SNF8 gene encoding ESCRT-II subunit protein SNF8 (CAGL0L09020g~Ortholog(s) have role in ATP export, cellular response to alkaline pH, cellular response to lithium ion and filamentous growth of a population of unicellular organisms in response to neutral pH, more): MPNFGLSAFDHLNDESYKNVSSNILERQSLELEQQLEVFQGRLIDFAKKHNKDLKANPEFRSRFLRMCSSIGIDPLEIFEKDQHLFNVDDFYYEISVKIIEVCRETKDMNGGVISFDELRNGYFKNLNVTMEDLEKSIDMIQVLDGGFKVFSIRGKKFLRSVPNEITGDQTKILEVCSIMGYASISLLRANFQWDAVRGRSVLEDMAANSMLWIDNQAGNEILYWDPSWIMRS, encoded by the coding sequence ATGCCAAACTTTGGTTTGTCTGCTTTTGATCATCTTAATGATGAAAGCTATAAAAATGTAAGTTCAAATATTCTGGAAAGGCAATCATTGGAACTCGAGCAGCAATTAGAAGTTTTCCAGGGCAGGTTAATTGACTTTGCCAAAAAGCACAATAAAGATCTGAAGGCTAATCCTGAATTTAGATCAAGGTTTTTACGTATGTGCTCATCTATCGGTATAGACCCTCTagaaatatttgagaaagaccaacatttatttaatgttgatgatttttattatgaaatatCGGTTAAAATTATAGAAGTGTGTAGGGAAACTAAAGACATGAATGGTGGAGTAATATCTTTTGATGAACTGCGAAATGGTTATTTTAAGAATCTAAATGTTACCATGGAAGATTTAGAAAAATCAATAGATATGATTCAAGTGCTAGATGGTGGATTTAAAGTATTCAGCATTCgaggaaaaaaatttctgagAAGTGTACCAAATGAAATAACAGGAGATCAGACAAAAATTCTGGAGGTTTGCTCTATTATGGGTTATGCTAGTATATCGCTTCTCAGGGCAAATTTTCAGTGGGATGCTGTAAGAGGTCGGTCAGTATTGGAAGATATGGCGGCGAATAGTATGTTATGGATCGATAATCAAGCCGGAAATGAGATTCTATATTGGGATCCTTCTTGGATAATGCGCAGTTAA